One window of Streptomyces sp. NBC_00273 genomic DNA carries:
- a CDS encoding flavodoxin family protein — protein sequence MSAITHTPVVSIAYHSGYGHTAVVAEAVRSGAVEAGATVHLIKVDEIDDAQWELLDASDAIVFGSPTYMGTASGAFHVFAEASSKRWFGDAWQDKVAAGFTNSASKSGDKLHTLQFFQILAAQHGMSWVNLGLKPGWNSSTASENDLNRLGFFAGAAAQTNSDEGADAVHKADIATAEHLGRRVTEQTRIVVAGRAALAAAAV from the coding sequence TTGTCCGCAATCACGCACACCCCCGTCGTCTCGATCGCCTACCACTCCGGCTACGGCCACACCGCCGTCGTCGCCGAGGCGGTCCGCAGCGGCGCCGTGGAAGCCGGGGCGACCGTTCACCTGATCAAGGTCGACGAGATCGACGACGCCCAGTGGGAGCTGCTCGACGCCTCCGACGCGATCGTCTTCGGATCGCCGACGTACATGGGCACCGCCTCCGGCGCCTTCCACGTCTTCGCCGAGGCCTCCTCGAAGCGCTGGTTCGGCGACGCCTGGCAGGACAAGGTGGCGGCCGGCTTCACGAACTCCGCGTCCAAGAGCGGCGACAAGCTGCACACCCTGCAGTTCTTCCAGATCCTGGCCGCGCAGCACGGCATGAGCTGGGTCAACCTGGGTCTGAAGCCGGGCTGGAACTCCAGCACGGCCTCCGAGAACGACCTGAACCGTCTCGGCTTCTTCGCCGGTGCCGCTGCCCAGACCAACTCCGACGAGGGTGCGGACGCGGTCCACAAGGCCGACATCGCGACCGCCGAGCACCTGGGCCGCCGCGTCACCGAGCAGACCCGCATCGTCGTCGCGGGCCGCGCGGCCCTGGCGGCCGCCGCGGTCTGA
- a CDS encoding YceD family protein — protein sequence MKAGTALNTRLDHRNPLVFDTHELGRRPGAMQRLSREIAAPADFGLVGVIGVPEGAPVKLSLRLESVMEGVLVTGTARASAVGECVRCLESVERELKADFQEMFSYPDADDRSRSKAEPADDAEDDEDTLFLEDGLFDLEPVLRDVVVLALPMQPVCREDCLGLCPDCGLSLNDDPDHHHDALDIRWAALQGLVVTDQDGEKDNMSGTASDGVQGAAEKQEK from the coding sequence GTGAAAGCAGGAACGGCCCTGAATACCCGCCTCGACCACCGCAACCCCCTCGTGTTCGACACGCACGAGCTGGGCCGGCGTCCTGGTGCCATGCAGCGGCTGTCCCGTGAGATCGCGGCACCGGCGGACTTCGGTCTCGTCGGCGTCATCGGAGTGCCGGAAGGCGCGCCGGTGAAGCTCAGCCTCCGCCTGGAGTCGGTCATGGAAGGGGTGCTTGTCACAGGCACCGCCCGTGCGTCGGCCGTAGGGGAGTGCGTAAGGTGTCTGGAGTCCGTCGAGCGCGAGCTCAAGGCGGACTTCCAGGAGATGTTCTCGTACCCTGACGCCGACGACCGGAGCCGCTCCAAGGCGGAACCGGCCGACGACGCCGAGGACGACGAGGACACGCTCTTCCTCGAGGACGGTTTGTTCGACCTCGAACCCGTGCTGCGGGATGTGGTGGTGCTCGCACTGCCCATGCAGCCGGTGTGCCGGGAGGACTGTCTCGGACTGTGCCCCGATTGCGGGCTCAGCCTGAACGACGACCCGGACCACCACCATGACGCCCTCGACATCCGTTGGGCGGCATTGCAAGGACTCGTCGTGACCGATCAGGACGGCGAGAAGGACAACATGAGCGGCACTGCCTCTGACGGAGTTCAGGGCGCCGCCGAGAAGCAGGAGAAGTAG
- the mutM gene encoding bifunctional DNA-formamidopyrimidine glycosylase/DNA-(apurinic or apyrimidinic site) lyase, which yields MPELPEVEVVRRGLERWVAGRTVEAVEVLHPRAVRRHPGGGADFAARLRGETIGAAQRRGKYLWLPLEGRDLSVLGHLGMSGQLLVQPQDAPDEKHLRIRVRFDDDAGTELRFVDQRTFGGLSLHEVAADSTDGLPDVIAHIARDPLDPLFDEGAYHLALRAKRTTIKRALLDQSLISGVGNIYADEALWRAKLHYERPTAHLTRPRSAELLGHARDVMNAALAVGGTSFDSLYVNVNGESGYFDRSLDAYGREDEPCRRCGTPMRRRPWMNRSSYFCPRCQRPPRVAS from the coding sequence GTGCCCGAGTTGCCCGAAGTCGAAGTCGTACGGCGGGGGCTGGAGCGCTGGGTGGCGGGGCGGACCGTCGAGGCCGTCGAGGTCCTGCACCCGCGGGCCGTCCGGCGCCATCCGGGCGGCGGGGCCGACTTCGCGGCGCGACTGCGCGGGGAGACCATCGGGGCGGCGCAGCGGCGCGGGAAGTACCTGTGGCTGCCGCTGGAGGGCCGCGACCTGTCCGTCCTCGGGCATCTCGGGATGAGCGGGCAGCTGCTGGTGCAGCCGCAGGACGCCCCCGACGAGAAGCACCTGCGGATCCGGGTGCGCTTCGACGACGACGCCGGGACGGAGCTGCGCTTCGTGGACCAGCGGACCTTCGGCGGCCTCTCGCTGCACGAGGTCGCCGCCGACAGCACCGACGGGCTGCCCGACGTGATCGCGCACATCGCGCGCGACCCCCTGGACCCGTTGTTCGATGAGGGCGCCTACCACCTCGCGCTGCGCGCCAAGCGGACCACCATCAAGCGGGCGCTGCTGGACCAGTCCCTGATCAGCGGGGTCGGCAACATCTACGCGGACGAGGCGCTGTGGCGCGCCAAGCTGCACTACGAGCGCCCCACCGCCCATCTCACGCGCCCGCGGAGCGCGGAACTCCTCGGCCATGCCCGGGACGTCATGAACGCCGCCCTCGCGGTCGGCGGCACCAGCTTCGACAGCCTCTACGTCAACGTGAACGGGGAGTCGGGCTACTTCGACCGTTCGCTCGATGCCTACGGGCGCGAGGACGAACCCTGCCGGCGCTGCGGCACGCCGATGCGGCGCCGGCCGTGGATGAACCGGTCGAGCTACTTCTGCCCGCGCTGTCAGCGGCCGCCGCGCGTGGCGTCGTAG
- a CDS encoding cell division initiation protein — MDVQKKLDEIVAAVGGARSMPMSASCVINRAELLEQLEEVRQALPGSLAQAQELIGGREQMVEEARREAERIIDAAHNQRGSLISDTEIARRSQAEADRILEEARREAEEIRAEADDYVDSKLANFEVVLTKTIGSVDRGREKLLGRGPGLDEHGYPDMDAPERSHDPETQRQQADAYVDTKLATFEAVLSKTLEAVGRGRQKLLGRVPTDDLGVHMAAQDAVGGQQSRSASDSDFLAGLAEPEPLHPQAPIPAQAEPVYDTYGYQQPAQPAAQQQDAYSYQDPYGGYQQQSDPYSTAGGGSTGAAYAAHYDAQQPDPYAAYQPQAQQPALDETSLFDTSMINLDQLRQYEQGR, encoded by the coding sequence ATGGACGTGCAGAAGAAGCTCGACGAGATCGTCGCGGCCGTCGGCGGCGCCCGGTCCATGCCCATGTCGGCCTCCTGCGTGATCAACCGCGCCGAGCTCCTGGAGCAGCTCGAAGAGGTGCGCCAGGCGCTGCCCGGCTCGCTCGCCCAGGCCCAGGAGCTCATCGGCGGCCGCGAGCAGATGGTCGAGGAGGCCCGCCGGGAGGCGGAGCGGATCATCGACGCGGCCCACAACCAGCGCGGTTCGCTGATCTCCGACACCGAGATCGCGCGGCGCTCCCAGGCCGAGGCGGACCGGATCCTGGAGGAGGCCCGTCGGGAGGCCGAGGAGATCCGGGCCGAGGCCGACGACTACGTCGACAGCAAGCTCGCGAACTTCGAGGTCGTGCTGACCAAGACCATCGGTTCGGTGGACCGGGGCCGGGAGAAGCTCCTGGGCCGCGGCCCGGGTCTGGACGAGCACGGCTACCCGGACATGGACGCGCCCGAGCGCAGCCACGACCCCGAGACGCAGCGGCAGCAGGCGGACGCCTACGTGGACACCAAGCTGGCGACCTTCGAGGCGGTGCTCTCCAAGACCCTGGAGGCCGTGGGCCGCGGCCGCCAGAAGCTGCTGGGCCGGGTCCCGACGGACGACCTGGGCGTGCACATGGCCGCCCAGGACGCGGTGGGCGGACAGCAGTCCCGCTCGGCGAGCGACTCGGACTTCCTGGCGGGCCTGGCGGAGCCGGAGCCGCTGCACCCGCAGGCGCCGATCCCGGCACAGGCGGAGCCCGTGTACGACACGTACGGCTACCAGCAGCCCGCCCAGCCCGCCGCCCAGCAGCAGGACGCCTACTCCTACCAGGACCCGTACGGCGGCTACCAGCAGCAGTCGGACCCGTACTCCACCGCGGGCGGCGGCTCCACCGGAGCGGCCTACGCCGCGCACTACGACGCGCAGCAGCCCGATCCCTACGCCGCGTACCAGCCGCAGGCCCAGCAGCCCGCGCTCGACGAGACCAGCCTCTTCGACACGAGCATGATCAACCTGGACCAGCTGCGCCAGTACGAACAGGGGCGCTAG
- a CDS encoding winged helix-turn-helix transcriptional regulator, translating into MENPACTDAAEMEQPFDVFARACPSRETLEHVTGRWGSLTVGALREGSCRFNELRRRVEGVSEKMLSQTLHALERDGIVHREAQPTNPPRVDYELTPLGVEVADRLLALIHCLEGNMPAVLGARQSYDATRGGR; encoded by the coding sequence ATGGAGAACCCCGCCTGTACCGATGCCGCCGAGATGGAACAACCGTTCGATGTCTTCGCGCGCGCCTGCCCGTCCCGGGAAACGCTCGAACACGTCACCGGCCGCTGGGGCAGCCTCACCGTGGGCGCCCTGCGCGAGGGCTCGTGCCGCTTCAACGAGCTGCGCCGCCGGGTGGAGGGCGTGAGCGAGAAGATGCTCTCCCAGACCCTGCACGCGCTGGAGCGCGACGGCATCGTCCACCGCGAGGCGCAGCCCACGAACCCGCCGCGCGTCGACTACGAACTGACCCCGCTCGGCGTCGAGGTCGCGGACCGGCTGCTCGCTCTCATCCACTGCCTGGAGGGGAACATGCCGGCGGTACTGGGTGCCCGACAGTCCTACGACGCCACGCGCGGCGGCCGCTGA
- the rnc gene encoding ribonuclease III, translating to MSELSNAEKQADSNNAASSHTLLEGRLGYQLESALLVRALTHRSYAYENGGLPTNERLEFLGDSVLGLVVTDTLYTTHPDLPEGQLAKLRAAVVNSRALAEVGRGLELGSFIRLGRGEEGTGGRDKASILADTLEAVIGAVYLDQGLDAASELVHRLFDPLIEKSSNLGAGLDWKTSLQELTAAEGLGVPEYLVSETGPDHEKTFTAAARVGGVSYGTGTGRSKKEAEQQAAESAWRGIRAAADERTAAAAAAATAGPAGVPASAGNENGGVPTPADSAPDA from the coding sequence ATGTCTGAGCTGTCCAACGCTGAGAAGCAGGCAGACAGTAACAACGCGGCCTCGTCCCACACGCTTCTGGAAGGGCGGCTCGGGTACCAACTCGAGTCCGCCCTTCTGGTGCGTGCGCTGACCCACCGCTCGTACGCGTACGAGAACGGCGGTCTGCCCACCAACGAACGCCTGGAGTTCCTCGGGGACTCCGTGCTGGGCCTGGTGGTCACGGACACGCTGTACACGACCCACCCGGATCTCCCCGAAGGCCAGCTGGCCAAGCTTCGGGCCGCGGTGGTCAACTCGCGTGCACTGGCGGAGGTCGGACGCGGCCTCGAACTCGGCTCCTTCATCCGGCTCGGCCGGGGCGAAGAGGGCACGGGAGGCCGGGACAAGGCCTCCATCCTCGCCGACACCCTTGAAGCGGTGATCGGCGCGGTCTATCTCGATCAGGGCCTCGACGCGGCCTCGGAGCTGGTTCACCGGCTCTTCGACCCGCTCATCGAGAAGTCCTCGAACCTCGGGGCCGGCCTGGACTGGAAGACCAGTCTCCAGGAACTCACGGCGGCCGAAGGCCTTGGCGTGCCCGAGTACCTGGTCTCCGAGACCGGTCCGGACCACGAGAAGACCTTCACTGCTGCCGCTCGCGTCGGTGGTGTCTCGTACGGCACCGGCACCGGCCGCAGCAAGAAGGAAGCGGAACAGCAGGCCGCGGAGTCCGCATGGCGCGGGATCCGTGCCGCCGCGGACGAGCGGACTGCGGCCGCGGCAGCCGCCGCGACCGCCGGTCCGGCCGGAGTCCCGGCTTCGGCCGGGAACGAGAACGGCGGGGTGCCGACGCCCGCCGACTCGGCGCCGGACGCCTGA
- a CDS encoding CAP domain-containing protein — translation MGRHRLPAAPHSGGKRGTALRTGLLGISVAVALGTAAVTTGMVPVGSSFPYVGVSGTDAPTTAARAKAPSTPDTSLQQQNGLVNLSGRASAGTGAGSSSPKPSTPASPPASASPSPSPSGSPSASPSPSASPSASASASASPSAARSTAPAPSATPAPSTKAPSAKAPRTSPAAPAVPAAPTAPAPTTSRAPAPAPSKSATPEPRPPLDGHSAEEAAVVDLVNQERALAGCGPVRANPPLASLAGAFSLDMATRGFFSHEDPEGNTPWDRATKAGISGLGGENIARGQGDAEAVMKAWMNSPDHKANILNCEFRTLGVGVHLAAGGPWWTQDFGF, via the coding sequence ATGGGCCGTCACCGACTCCCCGCCGCGCCGCACAGCGGCGGCAAGCGCGGCACCGCCCTGCGCACCGGTCTGCTGGGCATCTCGGTGGCCGTTGCCCTCGGCACCGCGGCCGTCACCACCGGCATGGTCCCGGTCGGCAGCTCCTTCCCCTATGTGGGTGTCAGCGGTACGGACGCCCCCACCACGGCGGCCAGGGCCAAGGCCCCGTCCACCCCCGACACGTCCCTGCAGCAGCAGAACGGCCTCGTGAACCTGTCCGGCCGCGCCTCCGCCGGCACCGGAGCGGGCAGCTCGTCCCCGAAGCCGTCGACCCCGGCCTCCCCGCCGGCGTCCGCTTCCCCGAGCCCCTCGCCGAGCGGCTCCCCGAGCGCCTCGCCCTCGCCGTCCGCATCGCCGTCCGCATCGGCTTCCGCTTCCGCCTCGCCGTCGGCCGCGCGGAGCACGGCCCCCGCCCCCTCGGCGACGCCTGCCCCGTCCACCAAGGCCCCGTCCGCCAAGGCCCCGCGCACGAGCCCGGCCGCGCCCGCGGTGCCCGCCGCGCCGACCGCCCCGGCACCCACCACGAGCCGGGCCCCGGCCCCGGCGCCGTCGAAGTCGGCCACCCCCGAGCCCCGCCCGCCCCTGGACGGCCACTCCGCGGAGGAGGCCGCCGTCGTCGACCTGGTGAACCAGGAGCGCGCGCTGGCCGGGTGCGGCCCGGTCCGGGCCAATCCGCCGCTCGCGTCGCTGGCCGGGGCCTTCAGCCTGGACATGGCCACCCGTGGTTTCTTCAGCCACGAGGACCCCGAGGGCAACACCCCCTGGGACCGCGCCACCAAGGCCGGCATCTCGGGCCTCGGCGGCGAGAACATAGCCCGCGGCCAGGGTGACGCCGAGGCCGTGATGAAGGCCTGGATGAACAGCCCGGACCACAAGGCGAACATCCTCAACTGCGAGTTCCGCACCCTGGGCGTCGGTGTCCACCTCGCCGCCGGCGGCCCCTGGTGGACCCAGGACTTCGGTTTCTGA
- the coaD gene encoding pantetheine-phosphate adenylyltransferase, whose product MRRAVCPGSFDPITNGHLDIIGRASRLYDVVHVAVMINPSKQGLFTVEERLELIREATADYGNIEVEAFHGLLVDFCKQRDIPAIVKGLRAVSDFDYELQMAQMNMGLSGVETLFVPTNPAYSFLSSTLVKEVAAWGGDVAHLLPANVHAALRERLRNR is encoded by the coding sequence TTGCGACGCGCCGTCTGTCCGGGGTCCTTCGACCCCATCACCAACGGACACCTCGACATCATCGGACGCGCCTCCAGGCTCTACGACGTCGTGCACGTCGCGGTGATGATCAACCCGTCGAAGCAGGGCCTGTTCACCGTCGAGGAGCGGCTCGAGCTGATCCGCGAGGCGACGGCCGACTACGGCAACATCGAGGTCGAGGCCTTCCACGGGCTGCTCGTCGACTTCTGCAAGCAGCGGGACATCCCGGCCATCGTCAAGGGCCTGCGCGCGGTCAGCGACTTCGACTACGAGCTTCAGATGGCCCAGATGAACATGGGCCTGTCGGGCGTCGAGACGCTGTTCGTCCCGACCAACCCCGCCTACAGCTTCCTGTCCTCCACGCTGGTCAAGGAGGTCGCGGCCTGGGGCGGCGACGTCGCCCACCTGCTGCCGGCGAACGTCCACGCGGCGCTCCGGGAGAGGCTGCGCAACCGCTGA
- a CDS encoding AAA family ATPase, which yields MHLKSLTLRGFKSFASATTLRFEPGITCVVGPNGSGKSNVVDALSWVMGEQGAKSLRGGKMEDVIFAGTTGRPPLGRAEVSLTIDNSDGALPIDYAEVTITRIMFRGGSSEYQINGDTCRLLDIQELLSDSGIGREMHVIVGQGQLDSVLHADPMGRRAFIEEAAGVLKHRKRKEKALRKLDAMQANLARVQDLGDELRRQLKPLGRQAAVARRAAVIQADLRDARLRLLADDLVVLRRALDAEIADEAALKERKEAAEAQLAGAVRREAELEEAVRELVPRLQRAQQTWYELSQLAERVRGTASLADARVKSASAPVEEERRGRDPEELEREAARIREQEAELTAALEAASRALEDTSEHRAELERALAEEERRLRDAARAIADRREGLARLTGRLGAARSRAGAAQAEIDRLVAARDAAQSRAAAAQEEYEALAEEVGGLDDPSADTDHERARERLARAEAELSAAREDLSGAERSRAAVSARRDALALGLRRKDGTGALLAARERLAGLLGPAAQRLSVAPGYEVAVAAALGSAADALAVASPGAAAEAIRHLREADAGRATLLIAPMAPALPGQGAAGPAAGAGGAGSGGAVPHPAPSRDGDLPARAPAPHLPANAGTSAPAWASTSQQQQQQQAGGGPAGAPVPAAGLVGGDAEARRAVEWVLRDHVVVGTLDEAEALVAERPEAVAVTLDGDVLGAHLAHGGSAGAPSLIEVQAAVDEAAGELARLGVRCEELAGARAAAQARREDAAALVEELAERRRAAEAARAGVAQQLGRLAGQAKGAAGEAERSAAAAARAQDALEQALAEVEECAERLATAEEMPVDEEPDGSRRDRLAADGANARQTEMEARLQLRTLEERVKGLAGRADSLDRAARAEREARTRAERRRARLRHEAEVARAVADGSRQLLAHVEVSLGRADEERVAAERAKGLAERELGEARNRGRELKGELDKLTDSVHRGEVLGAEQRLRIEALEAKSLEEFGMAAVGLVAEYGPDQPVPPSPAAEGEVLPEDPQDPRNRPGPFVRAQQEKRLKVAERAYQQLGKVNPLALEEFAALEERHQFLSEQLEDLRKTRADLLQVVKEVDQRVEQVFTEAYRDTAREFEGVFSRLFPGGEGRLILTDPDNMLTTGVDVEARPPGKKVKRLSLLSGGERSLTAVALLVSIFKARPSPFYVMDEVEAALDDTNLQRLIRIMEELQESSQLIVITHQKRTMEVADALYGVSMQGDGVSKVISQRLR from the coding sequence GTGCACCTCAAGTCCCTGACCCTGCGTGGCTTCAAATCCTTCGCGTCCGCCACCACCTTGCGCTTCGAGCCCGGAATCACCTGTGTCGTGGGCCCCAACGGCTCCGGCAAGTCCAATGTGGTGGACGCACTGTCCTGGGTCATGGGCGAACAGGGGGCCAAGTCCCTGCGCGGCGGGAAGATGGAAGACGTCATCTTCGCCGGGACCACCGGGCGTCCGCCGCTCGGACGGGCGGAGGTGTCCCTGACCATCGACAACTCCGACGGCGCGCTGCCCATCGACTACGCCGAAGTCACCATCACCCGGATCATGTTCCGCGGCGGCAGCAGCGAGTACCAGATCAACGGCGACACCTGCCGCCTGCTCGACATCCAGGAACTGCTCTCCGACTCCGGCATCGGCCGCGAGATGCACGTCATCGTCGGACAGGGCCAACTGGACTCCGTACTGCACGCCGATCCCATGGGCCGCCGCGCCTTCATCGAGGAGGCGGCCGGCGTGCTCAAGCACCGCAAGCGCAAGGAGAAGGCGCTGCGGAAGCTGGACGCGATGCAGGCCAATCTCGCGCGCGTCCAGGACCTGGGCGACGAGCTGCGGCGCCAGCTCAAGCCCCTGGGACGGCAGGCGGCGGTCGCCCGGCGCGCGGCGGTGATCCAGGCGGACCTGCGCGACGCGCGGCTGCGGCTGCTCGCCGACGACCTGGTCGTACTGCGGCGCGCCCTCGACGCGGAGATCGCGGACGAGGCGGCGCTCAAGGAGCGCAAGGAGGCCGCCGAGGCCCAGCTCGCGGGCGCCGTGCGGCGCGAGGCGGAGCTGGAGGAGGCGGTACGGGAACTCGTACCGCGGCTGCAGCGGGCGCAGCAGACCTGGTACGAGCTGTCGCAGCTCGCCGAACGCGTCCGGGGGACCGCCTCCTTGGCGGACGCTCGGGTCAAGAGCGCCTCGGCTCCGGTCGAGGAGGAGCGGCGTGGTCGCGATCCCGAGGAGTTGGAACGGGAGGCCGCACGGATCCGCGAGCAGGAGGCGGAACTGACGGCGGCTCTGGAGGCCGCCTCGCGGGCGCTGGAGGACACGTCCGAGCACCGGGCGGAGCTGGAGCGGGCGCTGGCCGAGGAGGAACGCCGACTGCGGGACGCCGCGCGGGCCATCGCCGACCGGCGCGAGGGACTGGCCCGGCTGACCGGGCGGCTCGGCGCGGCCCGCTCCCGTGCGGGCGCGGCGCAGGCCGAGATCGACCGGCTCGTCGCGGCGCGGGACGCGGCGCAGTCCCGGGCCGCCGCCGCGCAGGAGGAGTACGAGGCGCTGGCCGAGGAGGTCGGCGGGCTCGACGACCCGTCGGCCGATACGGACCACGAGCGCGCGCGGGAACGGCTGGCGCGGGCGGAGGCGGAACTGTCCGCCGCCCGGGAGGACCTGTCCGGGGCGGAGCGCTCGCGGGCGGCCGTCTCGGCGCGCCGGGACGCGCTGGCGCTGGGGCTGCGCCGCAAGGACGGTACGGGCGCACTGCTCGCGGCGCGGGAGCGGCTGGCCGGGCTGCTGGGACCGGCGGCGCAGCGGCTGTCGGTGGCCCCCGGGTACGAGGTCGCCGTGGCCGCCGCACTGGGCTCGGCCGCGGACGCGCTTGCGGTTGCTTCCCCGGGGGCGGCTGCGGAGGCGATCCGCCACCTCCGTGAGGCGGACGCGGGCCGCGCCACCCTGCTGATCGCCCCGATGGCACCCGCCCTCCCGGGCCAGGGCGCGGCCGGCCCCGCGGCCGGGGCAGGGGGAGCCGGATCCGGGGGAGCGGTCCCCCATCCGGCCCCCTCCCGGGACGGAGATCTGCCCGCCCGCGCACCCGCACCGCACCTGCCGGCGAACGCGGGTACGTCCGCCCCGGCATGGGCATCGACTTCGCAGCAGCAGCAGCAGCAGCAGGCGGGCGGCGGACCGGCTGGCGCCCCCGTACCCGCCGCCGGGCTGGTCGGCGGGGACGCGGAGGCGCGGCGGGCCGTGGAGTGGGTGCTGCGGGACCACGTCGTGGTCGGAACCCTCGACGAGGCCGAGGCGTTGGTCGCGGAGCGGCCCGAGGCGGTGGCCGTGACCCTCGACGGCGATGTGCTCGGGGCGCACCTCGCGCACGGCGGTTCAGCCGGGGCACCCAGCCTGATCGAGGTGCAGGCGGCCGTCGACGAGGCCGCGGGCGAGCTGGCCCGGCTGGGCGTGCGCTGCGAGGAGCTCGCCGGGGCCCGGGCGGCCGCCCAGGCGCGCCGCGAGGACGCGGCCGCCCTGGTCGAGGAGCTCGCCGAGCGGCGGCGCGCCGCGGAAGCGGCCCGGGCCGGGGTCGCCCAGCAGCTCGGGCGGCTCGCCGGACAGGCGAAGGGCGCCGCGGGCGAGGCCGAACGCAGCGCCGCCGCCGCGGCCAGGGCCCAGGACGCCCTGGAGCAGGCGCTGGCCGAGGTGGAGGAGTGCGCCGAGCGGCTCGCGACCGCCGAGGAGATGCCGGTGGACGAGGAGCCGGACGGCTCCCGGCGGGATCGGCTCGCGGCCGACGGGGCCAACGCCCGGCAGACCGAGATGGAGGCCCGGCTGCAGCTGAGGACCCTTGAGGAGCGGGTCAAGGGGCTGGCCGGACGGGCGGATTCACTCGATCGCGCGGCCCGTGCGGAACGCGAGGCCCGGACCCGCGCCGAGCGGCGCCGGGCCCGGCTGCGGCACGAGGCGGAGGTGGCCCGCGCGGTGGCCGACGGGTCCCGGCAGCTCCTCGCGCACGTGGAGGTGTCGCTCGGCAGGGCCGACGAGGAGCGGGTGGCGGCCGAACGGGCGAAGGGCCTCGCCGAGCGGGAGCTCGGCGAGGCGCGCAACCGCGGCCGGGAACTGAAGGGGGAGCTGGACAAGCTCACCGACTCGGTCCACCGCGGCGAGGTGCTCGGGGCCGAGCAGCGGCTGCGCATCGAGGCGCTGGAGGCCAAGTCGCTGGAGGAGTTCGGCATGGCGGCTGTCGGGCTGGTCGCGGAGTACGGCCCCGACCAGCCGGTGCCCCCGTCCCCGGCCGCCGAGGGCGAGGTGCTGCCGGAGGATCCGCAGGACCCGCGCAACCGCCCAGGCCCCTTCGTCCGGGCGCAGCAGGAGAAGCGGCTCAAGGTCGCCGAGCGCGCCTACCAGCAGCTCGGCAAGGTCAACCCGCTCGCGCTGGAGGAGTTCGCGGCACTGGAGGAGCGCCACCAGTTCCTCAGCGAGCAGCTGGAGGATCTCCGTAAGACGAGAGCCGATCTCCTTCAAGTCGTGAAGGAGGTCGACCAGCGCGTCGAGCAGGTCTTCACCGAGGCCTACCGGGATACGGCCCGGGAGTTCGAGGGGGTGTTCTCGCGCCTGTTCCCCGGCGGCGAGGGCCGGCTGATCCTCACCGACCCCGACAACATGCTGACCACCGGCGTCGACGTGGAGGCCCGTCCGCCGGGCAAGAAGGTCAAGCGGCTGTCGCTGCTCTCGGGCGGCGAGCGCTCGCTGACCGCCGTGGCCCTGCTGGTGTCCATCTTCAAGGCGCGCCCCAGCCCGTTCTACGTGATGGACGAGGTCGAGGCCGCGCTCGACGACACCAATCTGCAGCGGCTCATCCGGATCATGGAGGAGCTGCAGGAGAGCTCGCAGCTGATCGTCATCACGCACCAGAAGCGGACGATGGAGGTCGCGGACGCGCTCTACGGCGTCTCGATGCAGGGGGACGGGGTCTCCAAGGTCATCAGCCAACGGCTCCGCTGA
- the rpmF gene encoding 50S ribosomal protein L32, with the protein MAVPKRKMSRSNTRHRRSQWKAAVPTLVSCERCQEPKLQHIACPSCGTYNKRQVLEV; encoded by the coding sequence GTGGCTGTTCCGAAGCGGAAGATGTCGCGCAGCAACACGCGCCACCGCCGGTCGCAGTGGAAGGCTGCGGTCCCCACCCTGGTTTCGTGCGAGCGTTGCCAGGAGCCGAAGCTCCAGCACATTGCGTGCCCGAGCTGCGGCACCTACAACAAGCGCCAGGTCCTCGAGGTCTGA
- a CDS encoding acylphosphatase, whose translation MNEDVRLTAWVRGRVQGVGFRWFTRENALEIGGVVGFALNLDDGRVQVVAEGQRENCHRLLDWLRSSDTPGRVDGVTEIWGTPRGGYDGFGMR comes from the coding sequence ATGAATGAAGACGTCCGTCTGACCGCCTGGGTGCGCGGCCGTGTGCAGGGAGTGGGCTTCCGCTGGTTCACCAGGGAGAACGCCTTGGAGATCGGTGGGGTCGTCGGCTTCGCGCTCAACCTCGACGACGGGCGAGTGCAGGTGGTCGCCGAAGGTCAACGTGAGAATTGCCACCGGCTGCTCGACTGGTTGCGCTCCTCCGACACGCCCGGCCGGGTGGACGGAGTGACAGAGATCTGGGGCACACCGCGCGGTGGCTACGACGGATTCGGGATGCGATGA